The following are encoded in a window of Campylobacter concisus ATCC 51562 genomic DNA:
- the rplU gene encoding 50S ribosomal protein L21 → MSKYAIFKHGGKQYRVSEGEYLKLDHFSAEAKSTVEITEVLAVNDGEVKVGAPFVKGAKVVLEVVNEGKDKKVVIYKKRRRKDSKLKRGFRRQFTRVKVVSIAA, encoded by the coding sequence ATGTCAAAATACGCTATATTTAAGCACGGCGGCAAGCAGTATCGCGTCAGCGAGGGTGAGTACCTTAAGCTAGATCACTTTAGTGCTGAAGCTAAATCAACCGTTGAGATTACAGAAGTTTTAGCTGTAAATGACGGCGAAGTAAAGGTAGGTGCGCCATTTGTTAAGGGTGCAAAAGTTGTTCTTGAGGTCGTTAATGAAGGCAAAGACAAAAAAGTAGTTATCTACAAAAAACGCAGACGTAAAGACTCAAAACTAAAACGCGGCTTTAGAAGACAATTTACACGTGTAAAAGTCGTAAGTATCGCAGCTTAA
- the obgE gene encoding GTPase ObgE: protein MFIDSARLTLSSGHGGAGAVSFRREKHVILGGPDGGDGGDGGDVYFVCDNNTHTLANYKGKRAMKAGNGEAGMGKRMTGKKGENLELIVPPGTAVYDAQTNELLCDIVSEGQKTLFLKGGKGGLGNFHFKSSINQAPEYAQKGMPEESIEVRLELKLIADVGLVGFPNVGKSTLISTVSNAKPQIANYEFTTLTPKLGLVEVDEFSGFVMADIPGIIEGASDGRGLGVQFLKHIERNKILLFMVDSANYRSMSEQFSVLKEEVAKFSSVLASRDYAIAITRVDAAENLDENIKEFMKFLKLKPEQNGKFIYKQDLLGFDHLKPYFILPISSATNENIDELKFALLELLKNEL, encoded by the coding sequence ATGTTTATAGATAGTGCAAGATTGACTCTAAGTTCGGGGCATGGTGGAGCTGGAGCTGTGAGTTTTCGCCGCGAAAAACATGTCATTTTGGGTGGTCCTGATGGCGGAGATGGCGGAGATGGCGGAGATGTTTATTTTGTTTGTGACAACAATACCCATACTTTAGCAAACTATAAGGGTAAAAGAGCCATGAAGGCTGGCAATGGTGAAGCTGGCATGGGCAAGCGAATGACTGGCAAAAAGGGCGAAAATTTAGAACTAATAGTCCCTCCTGGCACAGCTGTTTATGATGCACAGACAAATGAACTACTCTGTGACATAGTTAGCGAGGGGCAAAAGACACTATTTTTAAAAGGCGGTAAAGGTGGACTCGGAAATTTTCACTTTAAAAGCTCTATCAACCAAGCTCCAGAATACGCACAAAAAGGTATGCCAGAAGAGAGCATAGAGGTCAGGCTCGAGCTAAAGCTCATTGCTGATGTTGGTTTAGTGGGCTTTCCAAATGTTGGTAAATCAACGCTTATTTCAACAGTATCAAACGCCAAACCACAGATCGCAAACTACGAATTTACCACGCTTACGCCAAAGCTTGGACTTGTTGAGGTTGATGAGTTTAGCGGCTTTGTTATGGCTGATATCCCTGGTATTATTGAGGGAGCTAGCGACGGACGCGGCCTTGGCGTGCAGTTTTTAAAGCACATCGAGAGAAATAAAATTTTGCTTTTCATGGTAGATAGTGCGAATTACAGAAGCATGAGCGAGCAGTTTAGTGTGCTAAAAGAAGAAGTCGCTAAATTTTCAAGCGTACTTGCTAGCAGGGACTATGCTATCGCTATCACCAGAGTCGATGCGGCGGAAAATTTAGATGAAAATATAAAAGAATTTATGAAATTTTTAAAGCTAAAGCCAGAGCAAAACGGTAAATTTATCTACAAACAAGATTTACTCGGCTTTGATCATTTAAAACCATATTTTATTTTGCCGATCTCATCAGCGACAAACGAAAACATCGACGAGCTTAAATTCGCACTTCTTGAGCTACTTAAAAATGAGCTTTGA
- the exbD gene encoding TonB system transport protein ExbD codes for MRLNKKDGLNIVPFIDIMLVLLAIVLSISTFIAQGKIAIDLPSANSAEQSKEDDKKVSVVIDKDNKFFIDDVEISENELKDKLNAVDIKTLIELKSDKNSKFDSFVKVIDTLKEKGHENFAIQTISE; via the coding sequence ATGCGTCTAAATAAAAAAGATGGGTTAAATATTGTCCCATTTATTGATATTATGCTTGTTTTACTCGCCATCGTGCTTAGTATTTCGACTTTTATTGCTCAAGGCAAGATAGCTATTGATCTTCCAAGTGCAAACAGTGCCGAGCAAAGTAAAGAAGACGATAAAAAGGTAAGCGTAGTAATTGATAAGGATAATAAATTTTTTATAGATGATGTAGAAATTTCTGAGAACGAACTCAAAGATAAGCTAAATGCGGTTGATATAAAGACATTGATCGAACTAAAAAGCGATAAAAATTCGAAATTTGATAGCTTTGTCAAAGTAATTGATACATTAAAAGAGAAGGGCCACGAAAATTTTGCAATCCAAACAATCTCTGAATAA
- a CDS encoding energy transducer TonB translates to MQSKQSLNKISNYSGLAVSLVVHGAAVYFLLSHNFDEIKIGEQKPIKIALNSFTPVPQVSAPQIAEQMLIPEPTPPAPPPPPEPPKPEPKPEPKPEPKKVEKPKREIKKVEPKKEKKIEPKPEPVIAQPVQPIVPPASVNTNLPANNKSIAAAPVQNVTPELNLSNSQGDEDFTKVIIAVKRHKSYPNNARRMKHQGVVEVRFLLKQDGSIDELKVSKSSGFESLDNGALENIQRASSEFPKPKQDRYLRFPISYTLK, encoded by the coding sequence TTGCAATCCAAACAATCTCTGAATAAAATTTCAAATTACAGCGGCTTAGCTGTTTCGCTTGTAGTGCATGGAGCAGCAGTATATTTTTTGCTTTCACATAATTTTGATGAGATAAAAATAGGTGAGCAAAAACCGATAAAAATAGCTCTTAATTCATTTACTCCAGTGCCACAAGTCTCAGCACCTCAAATAGCGGAGCAAATGCTTATACCAGAGCCAACTCCACCAGCTCCACCGCCACCACCAGAGCCACCAAAACCTGAGCCAAAGCCGGAACCAAAACCTGAACCTAAAAAGGTGGAGAAACCAAAGCGTGAAATAAAAAAGGTAGAGCCTAAAAAAGAGAAAAAAATAGAGCCCAAGCCTGAACCGGTAATTGCTCAGCCAGTGCAGCCTATTGTACCGCCAGCTAGTGTAAATACAAATTTGCCAGCCAATAACAAGTCTATCGCTGCAGCTCCAGTTCAAAATGTAACACCTGAGCTAAATTTATCAAATTCGCAAGGTGATGAAGATTTTACGAAGGTTATAATCGCAGTTAAGAGGCATAAAAGTTACCCAAATAATGCAAGGCGCATGAAGCATCAAGGTGTTGTAGAAGTTAGGTTTTTACTTAAACAAGACGGCAGTATAGATGAACTTAAAGTTAGTAAAAGCTCTGGTTTTGAGTCGCTTGATAATGGTGCTTTAGAAAATATTCAAAGAGCAAGTTCTGAGTTTCCAAAGCCTAAACAAGATCGTTATCTGCGATTTCCTATTTCATATACACTAAAATAA
- a CDS encoding anaerobic C4-dicarboxylate transporter, whose product MDFLMNLSEGMQFVIQLLIVLICLFYGAKKGGIALGMLGGIGLIVLVFGFNIEPGKPAIDVMLTILAVVVASATLQASGGLDVMLQIAETILRKNPKYVSILAPFVTCTLTILCGTGHVVYTVLPIVYDIAIKNGIRPERPMAASSIASQMGIIASPVSVAVVTLTSFLINAKTHLAGFDGYLDLLKITIPSTFCGVLAVGIFSWFRGKDLDKDEVFQAKLQDPEFKKYVYGDSATLLGKKLPGYQWAAMWIFLGSILVVALLGYFKDLRPSWTTYKDATVVQVIANLPTEQKVLKTLKIKDASIQTEAAELKVANDKLNANQKAQSVKIIGKDANQTLTRTADGAVTYINEKGAKEEFQGAYINISNKQASSKSLSMVHVIQIFMLLTGAIILIFTPTDASKIGKNEIFRSGMIALVAVFGISWMAETMFAVHTPMMKEALGSIVKEHPWTYAVMLLIISKFVNSQAAALVAFVPLALNIDVNPAIILAFAPACYGYYILPTYPSDLAAIQFDRSGTTHIGKFVINHSFIIPGLIGVISSCIFGYIFATAFGYL is encoded by the coding sequence ATGGATTTTCTCATGAATTTAAGTGAAGGCATGCAGTTTGTTATCCAGCTTCTCATCGTCCTTATCTGTTTGTTCTACGGAGCTAAAAAAGGCGGTATCGCGCTTGGTATGCTAGGCGGTATCGGTCTTATAGTTCTTGTTTTTGGATTTAACATCGAGCCTGGTAAGCCAGCTATTGATGTTATGCTAACTATCCTTGCTGTAGTTGTGGCAAGTGCTACGCTTCAAGCTAGTGGCGGCCTTGATGTTATGCTTCAAATAGCAGAAACCATACTTAGAAAAAATCCAAAATATGTAAGTATCTTGGCTCCTTTTGTAACATGTACACTTACTATTTTATGCGGTACTGGACACGTTGTTTATACTGTGCTTCCTATCGTTTATGACATTGCTATCAAAAATGGTATCCGCCCAGAGCGACCAATGGCAGCAAGCTCAATAGCTTCACAAATGGGCATCATAGCTAGCCCAGTTTCAGTTGCTGTTGTAACTCTTACAAGCTTTCTTATTAATGCTAAAACTCACTTAGCTGGCTTTGATGGATATTTGGATCTTTTAAAGATTACGATTCCATCAACATTTTGCGGTGTTTTGGCGGTAGGAATTTTTAGCTGGTTTAGAGGCAAAGATCTTGATAAAGACGAAGTATTTCAAGCAAAGCTTCAAGATCCTGAGTTTAAAAAATATGTTTATGGCGATAGTGCGACGCTTTTAGGCAAAAAGCTTCCTGGCTATCAATGGGCTGCGATGTGGATATTTTTAGGCTCTATCCTTGTAGTCGCCCTTCTTGGATATTTTAAAGATCTTCGTCCAAGCTGGACTACTTACAAAGACGCAACAGTCGTTCAAGTAATAGCCAATCTGCCAACTGAGCAAAAAGTCTTAAAAACCTTAAAAATAAAAGATGCTAGCATCCAAACAGAGGCGGCTGAGCTAAAAGTAGCAAACGATAAGCTAAATGCCAATCAAAAAGCCCAATCAGTTAAAATCATCGGTAAAGACGCAAATCAAACTCTTACTCGCACAGCTGATGGTGCAGTAACATACATAAATGAAAAAGGTGCTAAAGAAGAATTCCAAGGTGCTTACATTAATATAAGCAACAAACAAGCATCTTCAAAGAGCCTAAGTATGGTTCATGTCATCCAAATTTTCATGCTTTTAACTGGTGCTATCATCTTAATCTTTACACCAACAGATGCTAGCAAGATCGGTAAAAACGAGATATTTAGATCAGGTATGATTGCTCTTGTTGCAGTATTTGGTATCTCTTGGATGGCTGAGACTATGTTTGCAGTGCACACTCCGATGATGAAAGAGGCGCTAGGAAGCATCGTAAAAGAGCACCCTTGGACTTATGCGGTTATGCTCTTGATTATCTCAAAATTTGTAAATTCTCAAGCTGCAGCCTTGGTTGCATTTGTGCCATTAGCATTAAATATCGATGTTAATCCTGCTATCATTCTAGCCTTTGCACCAGCTTGCTATGGATACTATATCCTGCCAACATATCCAAGCGACCTTGCGGCTATCCAGTTTGATAGAAGCGGTACGACACATATTGGTAAATTTGTTATCAATCACAGCTTTATCATTCCGGGTCTTATTGGTGTTATATCCTCTTGTATATTTGGCTATATTTTTGCAACTGCTTTTGGATATCTATAA
- a CDS encoding cytochrome-c peroxidase, whose amino-acid sequence MKIKSVLLGLVALATALNAQNLIQDALDAGLVAIPSDLKALTKAINEASPDAEKYPTTMAAYELGKRLYFDPRLSKSGIISCNTCHNLGLGGADGVPASTGHKWTPNPHHVNAPTVYNSVFNSVQFWDGRAAHLAAQAAGPMTAMPEMASTPELVEQRLKSIPAYVSEFKAAFNSDVSFELVTTAIGIFERTLVTPSRFDKFLEGDETALNGAEKKGLKTFIDKGCATCHNGINLGGTLQPFEVAGKYEFANLGDFKGDANGLVKAPTLRNIELTAPYFHNGAVWSLKDAVKMMGSVQLGIEINDKEAADIVTFLNSLTGKMPKVEYPSFPASTEKTPKPELDY is encoded by the coding sequence ATGAAAATTAAGTCAGTTTTGTTGGGTTTGGTTGCGTTAGCGACGGCGCTAAACGCTCAAAATTTGATCCAAGACGCGCTAGATGCGGGTCTAGTCGCTATCCCTAGCGATCTAAAGGCGCTAACCAAAGCGATAAACGAAGCTTCTCCGGATGCTGAGAAATATCCAACCACTATGGCTGCTTACGAGCTTGGTAAGAGGCTCTATTTTGATCCGAGATTATCAAAATCCGGCATTATCAGCTGCAACACCTGTCACAACTTGGGCTTAGGCGGAGCGGACGGCGTACCTGCATCTACAGGTCACAAATGGACCCCAAACCCTCATCACGTAAATGCTCCGACGGTTTACAACTCCGTATTTAACTCGGTGCAGTTTTGGGATGGACGCGCCGCTCACCTAGCCGCTCAGGCTGCCGGCCCGATGACTGCGATGCCGGAGATGGCTTCTACTCCGGAGCTTGTCGAGCAAAGGCTAAAATCGATCCCAGCGTATGTGAGCGAGTTTAAGGCCGCGTTTAATAGCGACGTGAGCTTTGAGCTGGTAACGACGGCCATAGGTATCTTTGAAAGAACGCTCGTAACTCCGTCTAGATTCGATAAATTTTTAGAAGGCGACGAGACTGCGCTAAACGGCGCTGAGAAAAAAGGACTAAAAACCTTCATCGACAAGGGTTGCGCTACATGCCATAACGGCATAAATTTAGGCGGTACTTTACAACCGTTTGAGGTTGCGGGCAAATATGAATTTGCAAATTTGGGCGACTTTAAAGGCGATGCAAACGGTCTAGTAAAAGCTCCTACGTTACGCAACATCGAGCTAACGGCTCCGTATTTTCACAACGGTGCAGTTTGGTCGCTAAAAGATGCCGTCAAAATGATGGGTAGCGTACAGCTAGGTATCGAGATAAATGACAAAGAAGCCGCCGATATCGTGACGTTTTTAAATTCACTAACAGGCAAAATGCCTAAAGTCGAATATCCGTCCTTCCCTGCATCTACCGAAAAGACCCCAAAACCGGAGCTTGACTACTAA
- a CDS encoding NYN domain-containing protein — protein sequence MKIALYFDCQNVSHVFLRDVISYCQNEHYEIIIKKAYKDFTKHCGWDEVLQASDIEFVHVFNCKSNCADLSLCLDALEDIMVSTQIDAIGIISSDCDFMPLTIKLKKLGKIVLGFGEQKTKQSAKDAYSNFILLHRQIDKICDLSDIVQAVKESSGSNSYVCNAKVVNFLQNKGNKVKPTDYGFTSWKNLYESNAQIFKIKSDFKSDLAVALV from the coding sequence ATGAAAATAGCTTTATATTTTGACTGTCAAAATGTAAGCCACGTTTTCTTGCGTGATGTAATAAGTTATTGTCAAAACGAGCACTACGAGATCATTATAAAAAAAGCGTATAAAGATTTTACTAAACATTGTGGATGGGATGAGGTTTTGCAGGCCAGCGACATAGAATTTGTTCATGTTTTTAATTGCAAGTCTAATTGTGCCGACTTATCACTTTGTTTAGATGCACTCGAGGATATTATGGTGTCTACCCAAATAGATGCCATAGGTATCATTTCAAGCGACTGCGACTTTATGCCGCTTACTATAAAGCTTAAAAAATTGGGGAAAATAGTTTTGGGTTTTGGGGAGCAAAAAACCAAACAATCGGCAAAGGATGCATATTCAAATTTTATTTTATTACACCGCCAAATAGATAAAATTTGCGATCTTTCCGACATTGTTCAAGCAGTTAAGGAAAGTAGCGGTAGCAACAGCTATGTTTGCAATGCTAAAGTAGTGAACTTTTTACAAAACAAAGGCAATAAGGTAAAACCAACTGACTATGGTTTTACGTCTTGGAAAAATCTCTATGAAAGCAATGCTCAAATTTTTAAGATAAAATCCGATTTTAAAAGTGATCTTGCCGTAGCATTGGTATAG
- the rpmA gene encoding 50S ribosomal protein L27, with translation MAHKKGQGSTQNNRDSIGRRLGVKKFGGEFVRAGNIIIRQRGTATHAGNNVGLGKDHTIFALVDGFVKFERLDKNRKKVSVYPAA, from the coding sequence ATGGCACACAAAAAAGGTCAGGGTTCAACCCAAAATAACCGTGATAGTATCGGACGCCGATTAGGTGTTAAGAAATTTGGTGGTGAGTTCGTTCGTGCTGGAAATATAATCATCCGCCAAAGAGGAACAGCAACTCACGCTGGAAATAACGTAGGTCTTGGCAAAGACCACACAATTTTTGCATTAGTCGACGGCTTTGTAAAATTTGAAAGACTCGATAAAAACAGAAAAAAAGTATCTGTTTATCCAGCTGCATAA
- the flhB gene encoding flagellar biosynthesis protein FlhB yields the protein MAGEDQEKTEEATPKKIEDAKKDGNVPKSQDLAGFVTLVIAIGVLLAMLNFMKEQIISLYIYYSKFIGQPLTLPTVKMIVVNTFARSLLMILPVCICVAIAGVIANVMQFGFIFTTKPIMPNFGKINPLKGLKNLFSMKKVIDSIKIVLKVSIVFGVGFYFFLQFIKELPHTLFFSMFDQLAWLKEKLIILVSVMLFILFVIGLIDLLIVRFQYFKDLRMSKQEIKDEYKQMEGDPQVKGRIRQAQMRAAKRRMMQNIPQADVVITNPTHYAVAIRYDKSRDEAPIILAKGVDFLALQIKKIAVENGVQIYENPPLARELYKICEVDDTIPAHLFRAVAEVLSFVYMSNKQKFKDKL from the coding sequence ATGGCAGGCGAAGATCAGGAAAAAACCGAAGAAGCGACCCCCAAAAAGATAGAGGATGCCAAAAAGGATGGTAACGTCCCCAAAAGTCAGGATCTAGCCGGGTTCGTGACCCTTGTCATCGCTATTGGTGTACTGCTTGCGATGCTAAATTTTATGAAAGAACAGATCATCTCACTTTATATCTACTACTCAAAATTTATCGGTCAGCCACTTACCTTGCCAACTGTAAAAATGATCGTCGTAAATACCTTTGCAAGGTCGCTTCTTATGATACTTCCAGTTTGTATCTGTGTGGCGATCGCTGGTGTCATCGCAAATGTAATGCAGTTTGGATTTATCTTTACCACAAAGCCTATAATGCCAAACTTTGGCAAGATCAACCCACTAAAAGGGCTAAAAAATTTATTCTCGATGAAAAAAGTGATAGATAGCATTAAAATCGTGCTAAAAGTTAGCATCGTCTTTGGAGTTGGATTTTATTTTTTCTTGCAGTTTATAAAGGAGCTACCGCACACGCTCTTTTTTTCTATGTTTGATCAGCTTGCTTGGCTAAAAGAAAAGCTCATTATCCTAGTTAGCGTTATGCTTTTTATACTTTTTGTGATCGGCCTTATCGACCTTCTCATCGTGCGTTTTCAGTATTTTAAGGACCTTCGTATGAGCAAACAAGAGATAAAAGATGAATATAAACAAATGGAAGGAGATCCGCAGGTAAAAGGCAGAATTCGTCAAGCACAAATGCGTGCAGCCAAGCGTCGAATGATGCAAAATATCCCACAAGCTGACGTAGTCATCACAAACCCTACTCACTACGCCGTGGCGATAAGATATGATAAAAGTCGTGACGAAGCACCTATAATACTTGCAAAAGGTGTTGATTTTTTAGCACTGCAAATCAAAAAAATAGCCGTTGAAAATGGTGTGCAAATTTATGAAAATCCACCACTCGCAAGAGAGCTTTATAAAATTTGTGAAGTTGATGATACGATACCAGCACATCTTTTTAGGGCCGTGGCCGAAGTGCTAAGCTTCGTTTATATGAGCAATAAACAAAAATTTAAAGATAAACTTTGA
- the exbB gene encoding TonB-system energizer ExbB encodes MELIKHHIDHVIIAILGIMSFFVLWYTIERIIFYSRVDIKGYKSIEALEEALTKNLTTLYIIYSNAPYVGLLGTVAGIMITFYDMGMAGGIDTKSIMVGLSLALKATAFGLLVAIPTLMIYNGFVRKVDVMLNRYKAENASK; translated from the coding sequence ATGGAGCTAATTAAACATCACATTGATCATGTAATTATTGCGATTTTAGGCATTATGAGTTTTTTTGTACTTTGGTATACGATTGAGCGTATTATTTTTTATTCACGCGTTGATATAAAAGGCTATAAAAGTATTGAAGCGCTTGAAGAAGCACTAACCAAAAATTTAACCACACTTTACATTATCTACTCAAATGCACCATATGTAGGACTTCTTGGTACAGTTGCTGGAATTATGATCACATTTTATGATATGGGTATGGCAGGCGGAATCGATACTAAAAGCATAATGGTCGGACTCTCTCTTGCGCTAAAGGCAACTGCTTTTGGACTACTTGTGGCGATACCAACTTTGATGATTTACAATGGTTTTGTCAGAAAAGTAGATGTAATGCTAAATAGATACAAGGCTGAAAATGCGTCTAAATAA